One Mercurialis annua linkage group LG3, ddMerAnnu1.2, whole genome shotgun sequence DNA window includes the following coding sequences:
- the LOC126673783 gene encoding transcription factor BIM1 isoform X1 translates to MELPQQQRLFEAEGRKPTHDFLSLYSHSTLQQDPRPPPPPSSQGFLKTQDFLQPLERVGKGGVRKEEAAAEVSSLEKPPPPAPPPPPSVEHILPGGIGTYSISHISNYFNQRVPKPEGSPIFSVAQASSADKNEEHSNCSSYTGSGFTLWEESEIKNKGKTGKENVVERSNVVREGTGKTGHWTTSDKPSPSSTSNHRNSFTSQPSGQKSQSFMEMINSAKDSTQDDNLDEEEEFILKKEISSPIHTAGELRVKVDGKSTDQKANTPRSKHSATEQRRRSKINDRFQMLRGLIPHGDQKRDKASFLLEVIEYIQFLQEKVHKNEESYQGWNHEPAKLVPWRNGNLPAERAINAGSNPALIFAAKLEEKNMSLSQTIPGTIQNPVEPDVSPDATFRMEHHPGMRIPNKEVPFPVTLQPKIFNCGRNGSPVIQLPPRLTSDIENTATQPQPQSNQTRSYTADGCDKKLKEEELSIEGGTINISSAYSQGLLNTLTRALQSSGVDLSQASISVQIDLGKRANRTSNVPTSILKENETPCSNQGTIRPRVSDGENSCDHALKKLKTSKS, encoded by the exons ATGGAGCTGCCTCAACAGCAACGTCTGTTCGAAGCCGAAG GAAGAAAACCAACACATGATTTTCTATCACTGTACAGTCATTCAACTCTCCAACAAGATCCAagaccaccaccaccaccttcTTCTCAAG GTTTCCTGAAAACGCAAGATTTTCTACAGCCACTTGAACGGGTAGGGAAGGGTGGTGTAAGAAAAGAAGAAGCGGCGGCGGAGGTTTCGTCTCTAGAAAAGCCTCCACCGCCTGCACCACCGCCACCACCCTCAGTGGAGCATATTCTTCCCGGAGGCATTGGAACATACAGTATTAGTCATATTTCTAATTATTTCAATCAAAGAGTTCCGAAGCCAGAGGGTAGCCCGATATTCAGTGTAGCTCAAGCAAGTAGTGCAGATAAGAATGAAGAGCATTCCAACTGCAGTTCTTATACTGGGAGTGGGTTCACTTTATGGGAAGAATCTGAAATTAAGAATAAGGGAAAGACAGGGAAGGAGAATGTAGTTGAAAGATCCAATGTTGTCAGag AAGGCACGGGGAAGACAGGGCACTGGACGACGTCGGATAAACCGTCTCCGTCCTCCACGAGCAACCACCGCAATAGTTTCACCTCTCA GCCATCAGGACAGAAGAGCCAGAGCTTTATGGAAATGATTAACTCAGCAAAAGACAGCACGCAGGATGATAATTTGGACGAGGAGgaagaatttattttgaaaaaagaaatttcTTCACCAATTCATACAG CAGGGGAGTTGAGAGTAAAAGTTGATGGGAAGAGCACTGATCAGAAGGCGAATACGCCACGATCAAAACATTCTGCCACCGAGCAACGGCGGAGAAGCAAAATAAATGACAG ATTTCAGATGTTGCGAGGACTCATTCCTCATGGTGACCAAAAAAGAGACAAGGCATCATTTCTATTAGAG GTTATCGAGTATATTCAATTCTTACAGGAGAAAGTGCATAAAAATGAAGAGTCATACCAAGGGTGGAACCATGAACCTGCAAAGTTGGTCCCATGG AGGAACGGTAACTTGCCTGCAGAACGAGCCATTAATGCAGGTTCTAATCCTGCATTAATATTTGCTGCGAAATTGGAAGAGAAAAACATGAGCCTCTCTCAAACCATTCCTGGAACTATACAGAACCCGGTGGAGCCTGATGTGAGCCCAGATGCCACCTTCAGGATGGAACACCACCCTGGAATGCGCATTCCGAATAAGGAAGTACCATTTCCTGTGACACTGCAGccaaaaattttcaattgtggTAGAAATGGCAGTCCTGTTATTCAACTGCCACCTAGACTAACATCTGATATCGAAAACACCGCAACTCAGCCCCAACCCCAATCTAATCAGACCAGATCATATACCGCTGATGGTTGTGATAAGAAGCTGAAAGAAGAGGAGCTGAGCATTGAGGGTGGTACAATTAACATCTCAAGTGCCTACTCTCAAGG GTTGTTAAATACTCTGACACGAGCACTGCAGAGTTCTGGAGTAGATTTATCACAGGCCAGCATCTCGGTGCAAATCGATCTCGGAAAACGAGCAAATAGAACATCCAATGTTCCAACGTCCATTCTTAAG gaaaatgAGACTCCTTGTAGCAATCAAGGGACAATAAGGCCAAGGGTATCCGATGGAGAAAATTCTTGTGATCATGCCCTAAAGAAGCTGAAGACAAGTAAAAGCTAG
- the LOC126673783 gene encoding transcription factor BIM1 isoform X2, whose protein sequence is MELPQQQRLFEAEGRKPTHDFLSLYSHSTLQQDPRPPPPPSSQGFLKTQDFLQPLERVGKGGVRKEEAAAEVSSLEKPPPPAPPPPPSVEHILPGGIGTYSISHISNYFNQRVPKPEGSPIFSVAQASSADKNEEHSNCSSYTGSGFTLWEESEIKNKGKTGKENVVERSNVVREGTGKTGHWTTSDKPSPSSTSNHRNSFTSQPSGQKSQSFMEMINSAKDSTQDDNLDEEEEFILKKEISSPIHTGELRVKVDGKSTDQKANTPRSKHSATEQRRRSKINDRFQMLRGLIPHGDQKRDKASFLLEVIEYIQFLQEKVHKNEESYQGWNHEPAKLVPWRNGNLPAERAINAGSNPALIFAAKLEEKNMSLSQTIPGTIQNPVEPDVSPDATFRMEHHPGMRIPNKEVPFPVTLQPKIFNCGRNGSPVIQLPPRLTSDIENTATQPQPQSNQTRSYTADGCDKKLKEEELSIEGGTINISSAYSQGLLNTLTRALQSSGVDLSQASISVQIDLGKRANRTSNVPTSILKENETPCSNQGTIRPRVSDGENSCDHALKKLKTSKS, encoded by the exons ATGGAGCTGCCTCAACAGCAACGTCTGTTCGAAGCCGAAG GAAGAAAACCAACACATGATTTTCTATCACTGTACAGTCATTCAACTCTCCAACAAGATCCAagaccaccaccaccaccttcTTCTCAAG GTTTCCTGAAAACGCAAGATTTTCTACAGCCACTTGAACGGGTAGGGAAGGGTGGTGTAAGAAAAGAAGAAGCGGCGGCGGAGGTTTCGTCTCTAGAAAAGCCTCCACCGCCTGCACCACCGCCACCACCCTCAGTGGAGCATATTCTTCCCGGAGGCATTGGAACATACAGTATTAGTCATATTTCTAATTATTTCAATCAAAGAGTTCCGAAGCCAGAGGGTAGCCCGATATTCAGTGTAGCTCAAGCAAGTAGTGCAGATAAGAATGAAGAGCATTCCAACTGCAGTTCTTATACTGGGAGTGGGTTCACTTTATGGGAAGAATCTGAAATTAAGAATAAGGGAAAGACAGGGAAGGAGAATGTAGTTGAAAGATCCAATGTTGTCAGag AAGGCACGGGGAAGACAGGGCACTGGACGACGTCGGATAAACCGTCTCCGTCCTCCACGAGCAACCACCGCAATAGTTTCACCTCTCA GCCATCAGGACAGAAGAGCCAGAGCTTTATGGAAATGATTAACTCAGCAAAAGACAGCACGCAGGATGATAATTTGGACGAGGAGgaagaatttattttgaaaaaagaaatttcTTCACCAATTCATACAG GGGAGTTGAGAGTAAAAGTTGATGGGAAGAGCACTGATCAGAAGGCGAATACGCCACGATCAAAACATTCTGCCACCGAGCAACGGCGGAGAAGCAAAATAAATGACAG ATTTCAGATGTTGCGAGGACTCATTCCTCATGGTGACCAAAAAAGAGACAAGGCATCATTTCTATTAGAG GTTATCGAGTATATTCAATTCTTACAGGAGAAAGTGCATAAAAATGAAGAGTCATACCAAGGGTGGAACCATGAACCTGCAAAGTTGGTCCCATGG AGGAACGGTAACTTGCCTGCAGAACGAGCCATTAATGCAGGTTCTAATCCTGCATTAATATTTGCTGCGAAATTGGAAGAGAAAAACATGAGCCTCTCTCAAACCATTCCTGGAACTATACAGAACCCGGTGGAGCCTGATGTGAGCCCAGATGCCACCTTCAGGATGGAACACCACCCTGGAATGCGCATTCCGAATAAGGAAGTACCATTTCCTGTGACACTGCAGccaaaaattttcaattgtggTAGAAATGGCAGTCCTGTTATTCAACTGCCACCTAGACTAACATCTGATATCGAAAACACCGCAACTCAGCCCCAACCCCAATCTAATCAGACCAGATCATATACCGCTGATGGTTGTGATAAGAAGCTGAAAGAAGAGGAGCTGAGCATTGAGGGTGGTACAATTAACATCTCAAGTGCCTACTCTCAAGG GTTGTTAAATACTCTGACACGAGCACTGCAGAGTTCTGGAGTAGATTTATCACAGGCCAGCATCTCGGTGCAAATCGATCTCGGAAAACGAGCAAATAGAACATCCAATGTTCCAACGTCCATTCTTAAG gaaaatgAGACTCCTTGTAGCAATCAAGGGACAATAAGGCCAAGGGTATCCGATGGAGAAAATTCTTGTGATCATGCCCTAAAGAAGCTGAAGACAAGTAAAAGCTAG